The region TGGACGCTCGGAAGCGACGCCCTCCACGGCGGCGTCGCCACCGTCGTCGGCGCTCTCGTCGTCGCCCTCGTCCTGACCTTCGTCGGCACGTTAGGCGCCGGCGTCTTCGGTCTGGGCGCGGGTATCGCCCTCCTCGTCGCCGTCGCCATCGCGGCCATCCCCGGCGCGATCGGCGGCGCAATCGGCGGCTACCTCAACGGCGGCCGCAGGGACGACGCCACCCGAACCACCGCGTAAGACGCCGACCACCGACCGGACACCTTTTCTCGCACTCGACCGTCTCGCCCTGAGCCTTTTATCGGATGGCGGCCGAACCCCCGGTATGACGACCATCAAAGACAGCGTCCACGACCACATCGAGGTCGAGGGCGTCGCGGAGGCGCTTTTGGACACCGAGGAGGTCCAACGCCTGCGCCGCATCAAGCAGTTGGGGACGGTGCAACTCGTCTACCCCTCGGCGAACCACACGCGCTTCGAGCACTCGTTGGGCGTCTACCACCTCGCCTCCCGCGCCCTCGACCACCTCGGCATCGACGGCATCTTGGGCGAACGAATCCGCGCGGCGGCCCTCCTCCACGACGTGGGTCACGGCCCGTACAGTCACAACGTCGAGTCGGTCACGCACCGCCACACCGGCAAGTACCACGACGACGTCGAGGAACTCCTCGCGACGGGCGAAGTCGGCGACGTGCTCAGGTCGGAGGGCCTCGAACCCTCGCGCGTCGCGGAACTCGTCGCGGGCGACGGCCAGTACGGCCAACTCGTCTCGGGCGAACTCGACGTCGACCGGATGGACTACCTCGTCCGCGACGCCCACCACACGGGCGTCCCCTACGGCACCATCGACACCGAACGCCTCGTTCGGGAACTGACGTTCGTGGACGGCGAACTCGTCTTAGACGAGGGGAACGTCCAGACGGCCGAGAGCCTCCTCCTCGCGCGCGCCCTTATGAACCCGACCGTCTATCAGCACCACGTCGCCCGCATCTCGAAGGCGATGCTGCGCCGCGCGTCGGAACGACTGCTCGACCAACCGGACCTGACGGCCGAACGACTCCGCCGGATGGACGACCCCGACCTGATAACGGCCCTCCGCACGACGCCGGAGACGGAAGAGTTCGCCCGCCGACTCGACTGCCGCGACCTGTTCAAGCGCGCGGTGTGGGCCGAGATGGCGGACGTTCCGGACCGCGTCATCGACGCCGACTACGAGGAGATAGCGGAACTCGAACGCCGAATCGCGAACCGCGCGGGCGTCGAGTCCGGGTCGGTCATCGTGGACGTGCCCGGCCGACCGTCGATGACCGAATCGACGACGCGGGTGATGGTCGGCGGCGAGATGCGACAACTCGGCAAGCAGTCGCCCCTCGTCTCCGCGTTGCGGACGGCCCAACGACAGCAGTGGCGACTCGGCGTGTACGCCCCCGGCGACGAGACGGACGCCGTCGGGCGCGCGGCGGCGGACGCGTTGGGCCTCGACGTGGACGGCGCCCTCGTCACCGACGTTCGCCATGGCGTCCACGCGACGTTGGACGAGTTCGCGGAGTAGCGCCTCGGAACCGCGTTCGGCGTGTTTGGAGTCGCCTCCCCGCGCGGCGTCGGGGGCACTCCGCGAGCGAGAAACCCCTCTTCGAACCGACAGGAGAGTCGCCGATTCGGGAGTTTCAAGCGTCTCCCCGCGGGAGATTCGAGCATGATCGTCGAGGGGACAATCTTACGCGGACGAACGCTCGAACCTGTGAAGGGCCGGGTCGTCGTCGAGGACGGACGAATCGACGCCGTCGAGGAGGCGGACGTCTACTCCGACGACATCGTCCTTCCGGCCTTCGTCAACGCGCACACGCACATCGGCGACTCGATAGCCAAGGAGGCCGGCGCGGGACTGTCGCTCGACGAACTCGTCGCGCCGCCGGACGGCCTGAAGCACCGCCTCCTTCGGCAGGCGAGTCGCGAGGAGAAAGTGGAGGCGATGCGCCGGTCGCTCCGGTTCATGGAGGCCTCCGGGACGGCGACGTGCGTCGAGTTCCGCGAGGGCGGCGTCGAGGGCGTCGAACTCATCCGGGAGGCGACGGCCGGACTCGACGTCGACCCGGTGGTGCTTGGCCGCGAAACCGTCGATGCGATGCGGGAGGCCGACGGGTTCGGCGCGTCCGGCGCGCGGGACGGCGACTTCGAACGCCACCGTAACGCGACGCGGGAGGCGGGCAAACTGTTCGGCATCCACGCGGGCGAACGCGACTCCCACGACGTCAACCCCGCACTCGATTTGGACCCGGACTTCCTCGTCCACATGGTCCACCCCGAACCCCTCCATCTGGAACGCATCGAGGACAGCGAAATCCCCGTCGTCGTCTGCCCGCGGTCGAACCTCGTCACCGACGTCGGCGTCCCGCCGATGCGCGAACTGGTGGACCGCACCACCGTCGCCCTCGGGACGGACAACGTGATGTTGAACTCGCCGTCGATGTTCCGCGAGATGGAGTTCGCCGCGAAGTTAGGCGACGTGTCGGCGCGGGAAGTTCTGCAGATGGCGACGGTCAACGGCGCGGACATCGCCGGACTCGACTACGGGTGCATCGAACCCGGCCGGGAGGCGAAACTCCTCGTGTTGGACGGCGACTCCGACAACCTCGCGGGCGCGCAGGACACCGTCCGCGCCGTCGTCCGACGCGCGGGCGTCGACGACGTGAAAGACGTGATTCTGTAACCGAGAGACGCAGTTCCGCACCCGGCGCGGACCCGACGACTTCGTTTCGAAACTCGACGACGCGAACAGTTAAGACCGTGAGCGACAGAGTGTGAGATGAGTTAACAATGGTGATGTACGAACGGATACTCGTCCCGACGGACGGTTCGAAGGGGTCGGATCGAGTGGTCGAACACGCCGTCCGTCTCGCGGACGTCCACGGGGCCGCCGTTCACGCCCTCTACGTCGTCAATAGCGGAAGCTTCGCCGGGCTTCCGATGGAGTCGTCGTGGGAGGGGTTAGACGAGATGCTCCGCGCGGACGCCGCGGAGGCGGTGGGCGAGGTGCGGCGCGTCGCGACGGACGCGGGCGTCCCGGTGGAGACGAACGTCATCGAGGGCGCACCGAGTCGAGAGATAGTCGAGTACGCCGAACGGGAGGGCTGTGACCTCGTCGCGATGGGCACCCACGGACGCGGCGGAATCGACAGACTCCTGCTCGGGAGCGTCGCCGAGAAGGTCGTTCGCGCCTCGAACGTGCCGGTCCTCACCGTCAGAGTCGGTCCCGACGTCGGCGAGAGCGACGAGAAAGCGGCGACTCCGAGTCGGGCCACCGGGGAGGAACCCGTCGGGACCGACGGCGAACGCGAACCCGACGCCGGGCCGGGCGTCGAAGCCGACTGACCCCGCGCCGGAGAGTCGTCGGAGTCCGAACCCCAGTTCGAGTCACGCAGAGCGGAGGTGCTCGCAGTCGCCCGCGTGGACGACTTCCTCCCCGTCGTCGGTTCGGACGACCAACGCGCCGGGGAACCGCACGTCCACCGCCTCTCCTTCGACCGTTCCGCCGGGCGTCTCGACGCGCACCCGCCGCCCGAGCGTCGAAGCGTACTCGCGCCACGCCGGGAGCACGGCCTCGGTGTCCGCCCGAAGCGCGTGAAACTCCTCTAAGAGTCGTTGGACGAACGCGCGGCGGTCCACGTCGCCAACCTCCTCGCGGATGCTCGTCGCGCCCGGCGGGAGGTCGGCCGTATCGACGTTCGCGTTGACGCCGATGCCGACGATCAACCACGAGACTCGGTCGGCCTCCCCCTCCATCTCCGTGAGGACGCCCGCGAGTTTCCGGCCGCCGCGGCCCGTCGCCACCGAATCGGCGGCGTCCGGGCCGCCGCCGTCACCGACGAGCACGTCGTTGGGCCACTTGATGTGGGCGTCCACGCCCGCCTCGCGCGCGGCGCGCGTCGTCGCCACCGCCGCCGCCAACGTGAACACCGGAACGTGCGCGGGCGGGCGGTCCGGCCGGACGAGGAGACTCATCCAGACGCCGCCCGAGGGCGCGGTCCACTGGCGTTCGAGGCGGCCCCGTGCGCCGGTCTGTTCGTCGGTGACGATGGCGATATCCGAGCGTCCTTCGACGGCGAGGTCCCGGGCCCGGTCGTTCGTGCTCCCGAACGAGTCGTGGTACTCTATCTCGAAGGGAGCGTCCAGACCGAACGCGATGGCCGACTCGCCGTACTCGGGCACGTCGGTCACGCGGTAGCCGCCGTCGCCGCTCTCGACGCCGAATCCGTCCTCGCGGAGGGCCTCGACCTGTTTCCACACCGCCGCGCGAGAGACGCCGAGTCGGTCGGCGAGTTCCGGCCCGGCGACCGGTCCGTCCGCGAGGGCGTCGAGGAGGGCGCGTCGCGTCTCGTTCATACGCGGGGGAAGCCGGCGCAACGGGATGAATATCGGGGATTCGCTCCGGCCGGGAGTCGGCGGGTCGGCCTCCGCCAGACCTATCTCCGCGTCCGCCGTGGGTGGAGGGAACGATGTCCTCCGAGAAGGAGAAGATGCTCGCGGGCGAGATGTACGACCCCGCGGACGAGACGCTTCTCGCCGAACGGCGCGAGGCGCGCCGCCTGACCGACCGCTACAACGCGACGGACGTCGGCGAGGACGAGGAACGGGAGCGACTGCTCTCCGAACTGTTCGGGTCTGTCGGCGAGAACCCTCTCGTCGAACCGACGCTGAAGTGCGACTACGGCTACAACATCGGCGTCGGCGACGACTTCTACGCGAACTTCGACTGCGTGTTCTTGGACGTCTGCGAAATCGCGTTCGGCGACGACTGCATGCTCGGGCCGGGCGTCCACGTCTACACCGCCACGCACCCGTTGGACGCCGAGAAGCGCGTCTCCGGCAGGGAGTACGGAAAGCCGGTCACCGTCGGCGACAGGGTGTGGTTCGGCGGGCGGGCGGTGGTGAATCCGGGCGTGACGATAGGCGACGACGCGGTGGTGGCCTCCGGCGCGGTGGTGACCGAGGACGTGCCCGACAACGTCGTCGTGCGGGGAAATCCCGCGAAAGTGGTGAAAGAACTAGACTGAAATCGGGGCCGACGCGCCTATTCGAGGACGACGAGGGGGTCTCCCATGTCGACGCTCTCGCCCTCCCCTACGAGAACCTGCGAGACGGTGCCGCCGCGTTCGGCGACGACGTCGTTCTCCATCTTCATCGCCTCCAGTACGCAGACGACGTCGCCCGAGGCGACTTCGTCGCCCTCCTCGACGTCCACCGAGAGGATGGTCCCCTGCATCTCGGCGGTAATCTGCTCGCCGTCGCCCTCGATTGTGACCTCGCCGCCGTCGTCGCTCGTCGCCTCGTCGGGGCGCGAACGGGTGGCCGACCCGCCGTTTGCGGCACCGGCGCTCACGTCCGGCGTCGGGATGGCGGGCGCGCCGCGTTCTTCGAGGCTCACCTCGAAGCGCTTGCCGTTGACCTCGACGGTGAACTCGCGTTCGGTCACCTCCTCGTCTTCCTCCTCGCCGCCCCTCTCCTCGGGACCCCACTTCTCGACGGCTTGGGCGATGCGCTCTCTATCTAACTCCTCGTCGAGGTACTTCGTCGTGTGCTCGCCCGCGCGGAACGCCTCGTCGGTCAGCATGAGGCGGTGGAACGGGATGATGGTCTCGATGCCCTCGATGTCGTACTCCGCGAGGGCGCGTTCGGACCGCGCGAGACACTCCTCGCGGTCCGAGGCGGTGACGATGAGTTTGGCGACCATCGAGTCGTAATCCGTCACGAGTTCGTCGCCCTGCCGCAGGGCGTCGTCCATGCGGACGCCGATGCCGCCCGGCGGGTCGTACGTGTCGAGGGTACCGCCTGTCGCGGGCGCGAACTCCTTGTCGGCCTTCTCCGCGTTGATGCGGAACTCGATGGAGTGACCCTCTATCTCCACGTCGTCCTGTTCGAAGGTCAGTTCCTCGCCGGCGGCGACGCGCAGTTGCCACTTCACCACGTCGATGCCCGTCACCTGTTCGGTGACGGTGTGTTCGACCTGAATCCGGGTGTTGACCTCCATGAAGTAGAAGTTCCCGTCCTCGACGAGGAACTCCACCGTCCCGGCGTTGTAGTAGTCGGCCTCGCGGACGCCGCGGCGCGCCGCCTCGCCGATTCGCTCCCGGAGGTCCTCGTCCAAGGCGGGCGAGGGTGCCTCCTCGATGACCTTCTGGTGGCGACGCTGAAGCGAGCAGTCGCGTTCGCCGAGGTGGCGGACGTTGCCGTGTTCGTCGGCGAGAATCTGCACCTCGATGTGGCGCGGCGCTTCCAGGTACTTCTCGACGTAGACGGAGGCGTTGTCGAAGTACGCCTCGCCCTCGCGCTTGGCCGTCTCCAACTGCTCTTCGGCCTCTTCCTCGTTGCGAACGACCTTCAGGCCGCGGCCGCCGCCGCCGCCCTCGGCCTTGATGGCGACGGGGTAGCCGAACTCTGCGGCCACCTCCTTTACCTCCTCGACGGACTCGACGGGTTCGGTCGTTCCGGGGACGACGGGCACGTCGGCCTCCTGCATCAGGGCGCGCGCCTTCGTCTTCTCGCCGAGTCGTTCCATCGCGTCGGCGGAGGGACCGACCCACTTGATGTCCGTCTGCTCGACTTTGCGGGCGAACTCGGCGTTCTCCGCGAGGAAGCCGTACCCGGGGTGGATTGCGTCCGCGCCGGCCTTCCGCGCGGCGTCGATGACCGCCTCGTGGTCGAGGTAGGAGTCCGCGGCACGGGCGGGGCCGACGTTGTAGGCCTCGTCGGCGTACCGGACGTGCCCGCTGTGTTTGTCGGCGTCGCTGTAGATGGCGACGGTCCGGACGCCCAACTCCTCGCAGGCCCGCATCACGCGGACGGCTATCTCCCCTCGGTTGGCGACGAGAACCTTACTGAACATTTACGGACGTATTCATGAACGCGGCACCTCATTCTATCGGTTCCGTACGTAACGGGGTTCGACGTTCGTCGAACTACCGGACAGGAGAGTGGTGGACGAACGTCCTGATTCCGCGGCCGACGAGCGAGCGTTCTGAACGTTCGTGAAATACGTCCCGAATCCAAACGGCCTTATGGCCGTGGTACGGTACCTCACGGTAATGGCAGTACGAGTCGGTATTCTCGGCGCAACCGGGGCGGTCGGACAGCGATTCATCCAACTACTCGAAGATCACCCGACCTTCGAACTCGCGGCGCTGACCGCGAGTGAATCGAGCGCGGGCAAGACGTACAAGGAGGCTGCGAAGTGGCGCGTCAACACGCCGATTCCCGAGGACGTGGCGGAGATGACCGTCACGGAGACCACGCCCGAGGCGGTTCCCGACGGCGTGGATTTACTCTTCTCTTCGCTCCCGTCGGGCGTCGCCGCGGACGTCGAACCCGGGTTCTTAGAGGAGGGCTACGTCGTCTCCTCGAACTCCTCGAACGACCGGATGGCCCCCGACGTTCCCCTCACCATCCCGGAGGTGAACCCGGGCCACCTCGAACTCATCGAGGTGCAACGCGAGGAACGCGGGTGGGACGGCGCACTCGTGAAGAATCCGAACTGCTCGACCATCACGATGGTGCCGACGCTGGCCGCCCTCGATCAGTTCGGTCTGGAGAACGTCAACGTCTCGACGCTGCAGGCCGTCTCCGGCGCGGGCTACTCCGGCGTCACGTCGATGGAGATTATCGACAACGCCATCCCGCACATCGGCGGCGAGGAGGACAAGATGGAGACCGAGTCCCGGAAACTGCTCGGCGACTTCGACGGCGCGGAACTGCACCTCCACGAGATGGACGTCGCCGCCTCCTGTAACCGCATCCCGACGCTCGACGGCCACTTGGAGAACGTCTTCGCGGAGACGACGGAGGACGTCTCGCCCGAGGAGGCCGCGGAGGCGATGCGCGAGTATCCGAGCGTCGACCTCCACAGTTCGCCGGACCAACTCATCCACGTCTTCGAGGACCCCGGTCGGCCGCAACCCCGCATGGACCGCGAACGCGGCGACGGCATGCAGATTTCGGCGGGCGGCATCCAGAAGACGGCGGACGGCCTGAAGTACAACTGCCTCGCGCACAACACGATTCGCGGCGCGGCCGGCGCCTCGGTCCTCAACGGCGAACTCCTCGTGGAAGAGGGCTACCTCTAAGCGTCTCTCGCCCCGCCGCCGCCGCGGCGCGAACCGCGCCGCGGGGGCCGACGGGGCTATCCGTCCCGGCGTCGTTCGTATCGGTGAGTCTCATGACGAGAGACACGCGAACCCCGGCGGAGAAGGGTATCAAAGGCGCGACGCTCGCCGTGTTCGTCGAGGGTTTTCGCCGACGGGACCCGAACGCGGTGGTGAACGGCGTTCTGATGTTCGCGGCGACGTTTCTCCCCGACATCGCCGAACGTCTGTACGACGTCGAGTTTCGGCCGTGGCAGCGAGCGTACGCGGACGCCGCGATGCTCGCTCACGCCGTCGGGATGCTCGGTCCCTACGACGAAACGTGGTGGTGGGACCACGTCACGCACGCGTTCTCTGCGACCCTCCTCGGCGGCCTCACCCACGTCGTCTCACGCCGCCGCGGCCGCAACTCCCCACGGGACGTTTTCGCGGCCGTCGTCGGCGGCGGCCTCCTCTGGGAGGCGATGGAGTACACCGTCCACTCGGTGTCGGACCGCCTCGGCATCGAACCCGTACTCGTCTACTACGGCCCCTACGACACCGTCAAGGACCTCCTGTTCAACGTCGTCGGCGCGGGCCTCGTCGTCGCGTTCGGCGACCGTTACCTCCGGAACCTCACCGAGGACGCCGACTGAGTCGGGTCCCGCGACGAACGACGGATTACGAGTCGTCGCCCCCGCCGAACGTTTCCTCCCGTTGTTCGAGTACGACGGTCAGTGTGCCGGGCTTCCCGTCCTTGGCGGCCTCGCGGAGCGTCTCGAACTGGGCTAACGTCGCCGTCGAATCGCCGGTCTCGTCGCGAACCGTCCTCGATTCCTCGCGGACCGAGTCGTAGAGCTGACTCAGCAGTCGTTCGACGGCTCTCGCGTCCGTTTTCGACTCGATCTCGAACGTCGCCGTGTGCTCGTCCATACCGTTATCTCGTCCGTGAGACGGATAAGATGAGGCCGTCACCGCGTCCGACCGCGCCGCCCCGACGGCCGCCTCACTTCGCGTCGATGTGGTGGACCGACTCCGGCGAGAGGACGCGACCGGTCGGCAGTTCGACCCATCCGTTCGCGAGGACGCGCACCTCCCCCTCGTGGAGGACCGTCTCCCGGTCGAAATCCGCGTACACGACGGCGTTCTCGTATTCGCGGACGAAGAGGTCCTCGAACATCTCCCAGATCGATTCGGGTGCGACTACCATGTTACGACACTCAGTTGACAATAGAGTAAGAACTTACGTATCCATTTAGATATTCGACAAATACGCGAAGACACAAAGTTCGGAATCGCGGCCGCTGTCGGCCTCCTACTCGTCTACTTCGCGGGGCTTCTGTTCTTCATCGGCGGCCCGTTGCGCGTCGAGACGTACGTTCGCGTCGATTTGCTCGCCGGGATGGTTCTCGCGTGGTTGTACGTGGTGCTCGTGTTCACCGAGTCGCGGAACGCGACGTGAGCGGCGTCTCCCTGCGTTTACGAGGCGGCGGGCGACGCTATATCACCTGATTCTCCAACTCCTCGAACGCGCCCGTCTCGTCGGCGCGTTCGACGTTTCGTGCGACGATGCCGGCCAGTCGCTCCCAGTACTTCGGCGTGTGGCCCGCGTTGTGGGGCGTGATGAGGACGTTCTCGAAGTTCCACAGTTCGTGGTCCTCCGGGAGGGGTTCGGGGTCGGTCACGTCGAGTGCCGCGCCGCGGACGGCGTTCGACCGGAGTGCGTCCAAGAGGGCGTCCGTCTCTACGATGGGGCCCCGCCCGACGTTGACGAGGACGGCGTCCGGCGGCATCGACCGGAGGGCGTCGGCGTCGATAAGACCGCGCGTCGTCTCCGTCAGGGGGCAGGCGACGACGACGTAGTCGCTCCGGGCGAGGGCGTCGTGGAAGCCCCGTTCGTCTTCGAGGCCGACCACCTCGTCGGTCGGGCCGCCCTTCTCCGGCGAGTAGCGCACGCCGATGGTTTCGACGCCGAAGGAGTCGAGTCGTTCGACGATGGCCCGCCCGAGTGCGCCGAGTCCGACGACGGTCACCGTCGAGCCCTGCAGTTCGCGGGTGTGGAACGACCGCCACTGACGCCGTTGCTGTTGCCGCCACGCGACGTGGAACCGGCGCGTGAACGAGAGGATGGCTCCGACGACGTGTTCGCCGATGTTGGGGCCGTGGACGCCCGAAGCGTTGGTGACGGCGACGCCCCGTTCTTCGAGGGCGTCCATCGGGAGGTGGCCCGTCCCGGCGTAGACGCACGCGAACAGGCGCAGGTTCTCCGCCGCCGCGAGAGCGCCCTCCTCGAGGGAGAGGCCCGTCGCAACCGACGTCTCGCGCAGGAGTTCGCGCTCTTCGGCGGGGGTGCGCGCGAGGACGACGTTCTTCTCGGGAAGTCGCGCGCGGAGTTCCTCGGCGTAGCCCTCGGCGGACAGTCCGTGAATCTTCTGCCGTAAGACGACGATGTCGGCGTCGCTCATCGGGTAGAATACGCTCCGGGAGGGGTGGTAAATGTTCACCCCGGGCGAACGGCGTCCGCCCGTCGAACCGACTACTCGCCGAACCGACCGCCCGTCGGAGCGACCCCCTCCCTCGAACGCGCCGACCGGGGGCGTCGTCCGGGCCGAACCCGTCAGTACGCGTGCCAGTTCAGGGGGTTTATTATCGCCGCAGGGTTCGGTTAGCGGTATGGAGCGATTCGACGTAGCCATCGTCGGCGGTGGCCCCGCAGGGTCGTCCGCCGCGCACGCCGCGGCGTCGCGGGGCGCGTCGGCGGTGGTGTTAGAGAAGGGGGTTCCCCGGGCCGACCGGCCCGACCGACTCGGCCCCGACTCGACGGACGCGGCGGGAATCCTCGACTACTGGGTGGATATCATGGGTATCCATCCCGACGAGATGCCCGACGACGTCGTGCTCAGCCACCTCGACCGCGCGGAGTTCGTCGGTCCCAACGAGTCCATCGTCCTGCGGAAGACGGGCATCGAGTCGTCGTACGACGAGTTCGGCTACTGCTTCCACCGCGCGAAGTTCGACGACTGGATGCGCGACAGGGCCGAGGAGGCGGGCGCGGCGTACCGCGTGAAGGCGTCCGTCCGCGACGTGGAGACGGACCCCGACGGCGATTCGGACGGCCCGCGCCACGTCGTCCGCCTCGCGTCCGGTGAGGATATCGCCGCCGACTTCGTCGTCCTCGCGGACGGTCCCCAACGGACGGTGACGAACAAGGTACTCGACCGGTTCGTCCCGTTCGACATCACGGACCGACTGGCGACGACGAAGGTCAACCACATCGCCTACCAAGAGCACAGACGCCTCCCCGAGGAGGTGTACGACGAGGTGTCGGGCGCCATCAAGTTCTGGTGGGGGTACATGCCGGGCCACACCGCCTACCCGTGGATATTCCCGAACGACGGCAACGTCGCCCGCGTCGGCCTGACGATGCCCATCGGCCTCGACATCGACGAAATCGAGGACGGAGAGAAGTACGCCCTCCTCCGCGAGGACGACGAGCGAATCCCGCAGGGGAAGGAGTACGTCCGCCGCCTCCTCGAACAGGAGTACGGCGACGAGTACGACGTCGACGAGGACTTCCCCCTCGTCGAGGACCGCGGGAAGACGAAGGGGACGGAGACGTACGCCATCTCCTCGACGCGACCGATCGACTCGCCGACGACGGCCGGAATCGCGGTCGTCGGCGGCGCGATGGGCGCAACCTCGGCGTTCCACGAGGGCGGCGACCACGTGGCCGTCAGGACGGGGGCAATCGCGGGCGAACTCGCCGCGGAGGGCGACCTGACTCCGTACAACGCTCGCTGGAAGGACGCCATCGGCGAGGAAGTCCTGCGAAACGTCTCCTTCGCCGATATCGTCCGCGACTACGGCCCGGACGACTGGGACTGGGCGTTCTCGACGGCGAAGAAACTGCAGGTGGAGTCGGGACCGGAACTGTTCAAAACGTCGAAAATCGGGGCGGGCCTCAACGCCGCCCGCCTCGTCACGTCCTACAAGAAGGCGAAGTTCAAGTACCGAAAGGGGAAGTACGTCCAGTTGAACGAGTCCGAGTACACGGTCTGAACCGGCCGCGCACCGGTCGGGTCGGAACCCTCTTTTGTCCCGGCGCGTTAGTTCAACTGCGCACCTTTAGTCCCCGTTCCGAGTAGTCCCGCTAGGGAGCGATGAGGAAACGGAGAACCCGGGTGCGCGACATTACGGTCGCGTCTGCACGTCTTTCCGCACTCTGCCGCTATGCGGTCGGATGCGAATGCAGGTGCAGACGCGACCGTACTGAGTCGCTTACGCGACGACTCCGCCGACGGCGGCAGTCGCCGGCGGAGTGGAACGTCCGCGCCCGAAAGACGGACCGCCTGACACGAGGGTTTCCCGGCTGACGCGGCACGCCGCCTCGGGATGATGCCGGCCGTTAGTGTCTCGGGCGACATTTCCGCACACGATTCGGCTAGTCGCAGATACGTCGAGAGCCCGTTCGATAGCTATCGCGGTTCGGGCCGAGGGATATCACAGACTCGCCGTCGACCGGAAACGCGGCCCGATATCTGACAGAACGCTTTCGAAAACGAGTTTTTGCAGCTGACGCTACAAAATGTCAATTCAGGTAAATTACTTGCGGCCACTCGTCCCATCTGCTGTCGATGGCAGACTCAACCGACCCTCACGTCGTCGGAGTTTGCGGCAGTCTCCGCGACGAAAGTAGGACGCGTGTCGCGTTGAACGAGGCGCTCTCCGTCTCCGAGGAGGCCGGTGCGACGGTCGAACTCGTCGATCTGCGGCGCTACGAACTACCGAGCGTCGACGGCGTCGACGCTGCGGTTCCGGACGCCGAGGTCCTGCGAGGGCGCATCGAAGCGGCGGATAGCGTCCTGCTCGGCACGCCGAACTACCACGGTTCCTATTCGGGTTCATTGAAGTACGCGCTGGACGCCTGTGGCAGAGACGAGTTCGAGGCGACGACCGTC is a window of Halopelagius longus DNA encoding:
- a CDS encoding D-2-hydroxyacid dehydrogenase yields the protein MSDADIVVLRQKIHGLSAEGYAEELRARLPEKNVVLARTPAEERELLRETSVATGLSLEEGALAAAENLRLFACVYAGTGHLPMDALEERGVAVTNASGVHGPNIGEHVVGAILSFTRRFHVAWRQQQRRQWRSFHTRELQGSTVTVVGLGALGRAIVERLDSFGVETIGVRYSPEKGGPTDEVVGLEDERGFHDALARSDYVVVACPLTETTRGLIDADALRSMPPDAVLVNVGRGPIVETDALLDALRSNAVRGAALDVTDPEPLPEDHELWNFENVLITPHNAGHTPKYWERLAGIVARNVERADETGAFEELENQVI
- a CDS encoding NAD(P)/FAD-dependent oxidoreductase; this translates as MERFDVAIVGGGPAGSSAAHAAASRGASAVVLEKGVPRADRPDRLGPDSTDAAGILDYWVDIMGIHPDEMPDDVVLSHLDRAEFVGPNESIVLRKTGIESSYDEFGYCFHRAKFDDWMRDRAEEAGAAYRVKASVRDVETDPDGDSDGPRHVVRLASGEDIAADFVVLADGPQRTVTNKVLDRFVPFDITDRLATTKVNHIAYQEHRRLPEEVYDEVSGAIKFWWGYMPGHTAYPWIFPNDGNVARVGLTMPIGLDIDEIEDGEKYALLREDDERIPQGKEYVRRLLEQEYGDEYDVDEDFPLVEDRGKTKGTETYAISSTRPIDSPTTAGIAVVGGAMGATSAFHEGGDHVAVRTGAIAGELAAEGDLTPYNARWKDAIGEEVLRNVSFADIVRDYGPDDWDWAFSTAKKLQVESGPELFKTSKIGAGLNAARLVTSYKKAKFKYRKGKYVQLNESEYTV
- a CDS encoding NADPH-dependent FMN reductase, translated to MADSTDPHVVGVCGSLRDESRTRVALNEALSVSEEAGATVELVDLRRYELPSVDGVDAAVPDAEVLRGRIEAADSVLLGTPNYHGSYSGSLKYALDACGRDEFEATTVGLLEVAGGDFPGSALVHLRTVSRTLRAWTLPTEVAIPDSHSVVTDDGIADPRIAERTRRLGRELVEYAGVANYPAAVGRSSAPPTEREADD